A stretch of Lactuca sativa cultivar Salinas chromosome 6, Lsat_Salinas_v11, whole genome shotgun sequence DNA encodes these proteins:
- the LOC111897414 gene encoding aluminum-activated malate transporter 8: MENASSPSPPQKPTTLLTFPKALATSSSKIKHVIVDFAIKAKSIGVDDPRRIVHSLKVALAITLVSMVYYLQPLYNGMGDAGMWAILTVVVVFEYTVGATLCKGMNRGLATLLAGALGIGAESFASLFGTTAKPILLGCLVFVLVGAATFSRFIPNIKRRYDYGVLIFILTFSLVSVSGYRVERIIELAHKRLSTILFGGATCIIISMCVCPVWAGEDLHQLIAENLEKLANFLEGFGGEYFRITEGDKPSLASYKSVLNSKATEESLANFAWWEVGHGKFLFRHPWKQYLMIGALTRQCAYHIEALNGYLDRKTEAPSEFQKTIKEPCMKMSSEVGKAMKELGLSIKLMMHPSGSASAMHMESCKKAKEELNTILQTVMVGEHDISETIPVIAVTSILVDIINRVETISEAIEELAKQAQFKKSKNTKLDKKEKPNFLNDGGPPDPANGGKNRESVAITVASLNKG, translated from the exons ATGGAGAATGCTTCTTCACCTTCACCACCACAAAAGCCTACCACCCTTTTAACTTTCCCTAAAGCCTTAGCAACCTCTTCTTCAAAGATCAAACATGTCATAGTGGATTTTGCAATCAAAGCTAAGAGCATAGGGGTAGATGACCCTAGAAGAATTGTGCACTCATTGAAGGTAGCATTAGCGATTACTCTTGTCTCAATGGTTTACTATCTCCAACCACTCTACAATGGAATGGGCGATGCTGGAATGTGGGCTATCTTAACTGTCGTTGTTGTCTTTGAATACACCGTAG GTGCGACTTTATGTAAAGGAATGAATAGAGGTCTCGCGACGCTACTAGCTGGTGCATTAGGCATCGGTGCTGAATCCTTTGCTAGCCTCTTCGGGACAACCGCTAAACCCATTCTTCTTGGTTGTCTTGTCTTCGTATTAG TTGGTGCTGCCACCTTTTCAAGATTCATTCCCAACATTAAAAGAAGATACGATTATGGGGTTCTGATATTTATCCTGACTTTTAGCCTCGTATCTGTATCGGGTTATCGAGTTGAAAGAATCATTGAGCTTGCTCATAAGCGATTATCAACAATTCTTTTCGGTGGTGCCACGTGTATTATCATCTCCATGTGTGTTTGCCCTGTATGGGCTGGTGAAGATCTTCATCAACTAATTGCTGAAAAtttggaaaagcttgcaaattttCTAGAAG GATTTGGAGGTGAATACTTCAGAATAACAGAAGGTGACAAACCATCGCTTGCATCTTATAAAAGCGTCCTTAATTCTAAAGCCACTGAGGAATCCTTG GCAAATTTCGCATGGTGGGAAGTAGGACATGGAAAATTTCTATTTCGTCATCCATGGAAACAATACTTGATGATCGGAGCATTGACACGACAATGTGCATATCATATTGAAGCTCTTAACGGATACCTCGATAGAAAAACTGAA GCTCCCTCAGAATTTCAGAAAACAATTAAAGAACCATGTATGAAGATGAGTTCTGAAGTAGGAAAAGCCATGAAAGAATTAGGGTTGTCGATAAAACTAATGATGCATCCTTCTGGTTCTGCATCTGCTATGCATATGGAAAGTTGCAAAAAGGCGAAAGAAGAACTCAATACGATATTACAAACTGTAATGGTGGGAGAACATGATATCAGTGAAACCATACCCGTTATAGCTGTGACTTCAATACTAGTTGACATCATAAACCGCGTTGAAACAATTTCAGAGGCCATTGAAGAACTTGCTAAACAAGCCCAGTTCAAAAAATCCAAGAATACTAAATTAGACAAAAAAGAAAAACCGAATTTTCTTAATGATGGTGGACCTCCAGATCCTGCTAATGGTGGAAAGAATAGAGAATCTGTCGCTATAACTGTTGCTAGTCTTAACAAAGGATGA